Part of the Rissa tridactyla isolate bRisTri1 chromosome 3, bRisTri1.patW.cur.20221130, whole genome shotgun sequence genome, CAATCCATCCCCCCATCAATCCACCCACCcgtccatccacccacccacccacccacccatccatccatccatccacccacccatccatccccccacccatccatcatccatccatccatccatccatccatccacccacccatccatccccccacccatccatcatccatccatccatccatccatccatccacccatccatccatccatccatccatccacccacccatccatcctcccacccatccatcatccatccatccacccatccatccacccacccatccatccatcctcccacccatccatcatccatccatccatccatccatccacccatccatccacccatgacccatccatccatccatccatccatccacccacccatccatccccccacccatccatcatccatccatccatccacccacccacccatccatccccccacccatccatcatccatccatccatcatccatccatccatccccccatcaatccacccacccatccatccccccacccatccatcatccatccatccatccatccatccatccatccatccatttcaACTAGGTCCTCCTGGAgagctgccttcatcttcaactagctcaggttgctcagagcctcatccagcctggccttggatgtctccaggggtggggcctccaccccctctctgggcaacctgggccagtgtctcaccaccctcattgtgaagaacttcttcctaatgtctgatctaaccctgccctgctctagtttaaaccatcgcccctcgtcctatcgctacgtgcccttgcaaacagcccctccccagatttcctggagcccccttcagggactggaaggccactattaggtctccccggagccttctcttctccaggctgaaccccccaactctgtcagcctgtctgCGTGGGACAGGTGCTTCAGCCCTCGCAGCATCATCATTTGTCTGCCAGAGACCCAGGGCTTTCACTGATTTACTCTCAGAGTCCCGCCAAAGGAccttcactgaatcagattcacaaataatcgaaatcagttattttattgagagcgacagaaacCGATTTGAGATTGcggttgataaattcactaactacaatagcactaattaattaaggttaatatGGCTAGCAAAACCAACGGTAGTACGACAACTGGGGGTAACGCTCGCCAGCGGGTGAAGGCGCAGCGCTGACCCAGCAcggcgtccctgcctgggtggAGGGAGAGAGCGCGGCCCCTCGGCTGCTCCCTCAGGTATCGAGTTCCTTCTCTCTTTCGTCCCCAAAATCACggggtttccctcccctaggtgacacgtagtatgatttgggtggagagacgagtgctgtaGTTGGGTACGTTCAGCGTGAGCTCTAAAACCTTCTTTAGCGTACGTGGGGGTGTCGACCTCGATGTGCATCTCGCAGGAACCGAGGCACAGGTCAGTCACTCGAGAGGAAACCGAGCGCTGCACCACGTCCCTCTTGTCTTGATTTTGCTGTCTCTGCTGCGGAAAGCAGGGCTGTCCCGGCTCCCCAGGCCTCCCCCGTTCTTTATGTACCCTGTGACGGCCAGACACGTCTTCGCCCCCCTGGGTCGCAGGAGAGGGAGCAAAGCCAGCCTTAATGGCTCTTGGAGCACGGAGACTTCACCTCATGATCCAAATTCCACAGCCGGCTgtaccggggaggggggagagcaaTTCGGGAGCGGGGACCCCTCTGTCATTCCCGGGAAGGTGTTTATCGAGGCCGTCGGCTCTGCGCTGCGCTGACAGCCCCGGCACCGAGGGGATGGATTTCCCCAGCGCAGGAATTCGGGAACTCATCCCCCGACTCCGGCCCCTCCATCCCATGGAGGGACAGACGGACACGCCACTGTGCCCCGTCACTGGAGGGTCTCTCTGGGGCCGGGTTGCCCTGAGGTTGCAGCAggttcctgggggctgcggggctggtaGGGCTCCCCCCAGCTTGCCAGAGCCGGTGGGAGCCCGCAGGAGCCCATGGGCCAGCCAAGTGGTGTGGCGCGAGGGGCAGCCACCCTCAGCTTCTGCCACCCAGGGCTTGGTGGCCACCTCTCCCTGTGTCACCTGCCATCACTGGCCAGGTCTGGGCTTCTTCAGGGGGCACACGGTGACCTGGGGGTCCCTCCGGCACCGCTCCTGCCTCGGGTGCTcagttccagctgctgctttgtccTCTGGTGGTGTCAGCTCTGCGTCTGCGGGACATCCGCAGGGACATCGCCTTCACTCTGGGGAGAGAGGTGATGGTGACCGCCTGGGGACACCGGCCCATGCACCCCCCGGCATCGTCACGGCCGGTGCCCACCCTCAGCCCCAGCGTGGGGGACGCTCACCCCCAACgatgctcagcagctcctggagctCCTGCCGCAGCCGCAGCCGCAGCAGCTCCCGCAGCAGCTCCCGGCGCCGGCTCCGCGGGGACACCCCCATGCGCCGCAGGGTCCCCTCCGTCAGCCGCAGCAGGACGCGGCCCGAGATGGCGTGTTGGTGTGCCAGCTCCGCCagctccccggccccgctccgcgccgccagCCAGGCGCCCACCTCCGACACCGTCCACTGGCAAAAAAGGGGTGAGCTGGGGGCTTCCCCCGgcccccagcctgtccctccaGCCCCATGGAAGCTACACGCTCCTCCATGCCACCGTCCCCCCTACCCAGCCGCAGCGTGACCCTCCCTCCCGTCCCTGCACCGATGCTGGTGGCTGTGCCCACGTCCCCACCCTCCACCCACGGAGGTCCCCAAGCCCTGGGGGTCCCCCCGCCCCTGGGGCCCAGCCCCGGTTATCTGTGGGGTGTCTCCAGCCCCCGGAGCCCCTGCCCACGCTCACCTCGGCTGTTGGGCATCCCTCCGGCGGTGCCTGGGCCCCGTCCTGCTCCCGGGTGTCCATGGGGGgcgggggacaggggacagctcAGGCTCTCTGCAAACGGGGCTCCATCACCCAGGGTCCCACAGTACCCCCAAGACCGGCCCCCCCCCCGTGTCCTGCCAGCCAAATACCCCCCCTGCCATGACAAAGCACCCCCTCCCGTGGTCCCTGcctgccgctgcctccccagGGGGTGGACATGGGGGTGGCTGTCCTCCCCGATGCCACCCGCTgcatgccccccccggcccccccagcagaAGGGGGCTGCTCAGCGAGGCCCCGCTGCCCGTCCCGCCACGTGGGCGCGCAGAGCCCGGCGCACCCAGGAGCTGAGATCAGCCCCGGCTCGCCTGCGCCTGCCACCTCCGTGAgcccggggggggacgggacactgGTACATCACGGTCCCCCAACCCAGCCGggaccccttccccagcctgagccccccttccccaccaccctccGCCTCGCACCTCTGCCCCGGGTCGGTGCTGAATGCCGGGAGAGGGAAAGGAttgaatcattttggttggaaaagacctttaagatcatcgagtccaaccataaacctttgccccggccctgcctctgcaggcacagccccgTGCGTGCCCCGACAGCCCGGCTGCCCCCAGCAAACAGCTCTGCCAGGGGCTCCCCGACGCTTCACGGAGCTGCGGGGCAGAGGAGAGCGGAACTGGGCTCCAGCCGGACCGAGAGCCGGTGAAGGAGCTCGGCAAAGGTTCCTCCATCTCCCCTCACGGTTCCCCGCAGCCAGCCCACCCCCTTTGCCCCAAGCACCTTCCCCGCACACCGCGGGACAGGACGCACCGGAGCAGCTTCACCTGCGACGATGGTGGCAAGAGTCCCGGCGGGCGGCAGGGACGCGGGAGAGGCAccggcagagcaggcaggaggagcaggatgaGCCTCAGGGATGAGTCACATCCCgaagggctgcagccctgccctgccgaGCGTGTAGGGACCCAGCCACCGCCTGCAGCAGCCCATGGAGCCACTAAGCCCCTGAGAgccctcggcacaggagagacacggagctgttggagcggggccagaggaggccccggagatgctgggagggctggagcccctctgctgggaggacaggctgagagagctgggggggttcagcctggagaagagaaggctccgcggagaccttccagcccctgccagtccctaaaggggctccaggaaagctgggcagggactctggagcagggaggggagccatgggacgagggggaagggttttacactggaagaggggagattgagatgagctattgggaagaaattctttggtgtgaggggggtgagcccctggcccaggttgcccagagaagctgtggctgccccatccctggaggggttcaaggccaggttggccggggcttggagcaacctgggctggtgggaggtgtccctgcccagggcagggggtggcactgggggggctttaaaggtcccttcccacccaaaccattctgagatTCCACGACTACGAAATAGCTGTGAACGCGATCCACCATGGAAGAGTCAGACCTGAACAATCCAAAGGGCCACGGGGCTCCAAGGGCCGCACACTCGCACCTGAGCCATGGCAATGCTTCACACGGCATCAGCTCACCGCCCGGCACAGAGCACAAACAGCACCTTCCCAGCCCCAAACGCGCCAGCACCCAGCAGCGCAGAAGCTTCTGCTCCCCCCGGTCcccgcagccagccccagccccggccttTCCCCCAGCACGGCCACAAGAGCCCCCGGGCTCGCAGCTGGGGGCTGGTGCCCCCACCATCCCTCCATGGCCACAGGCAGGAGGAGCGGGCTAAGCCTCGCCAACCAAGCAGGCAGCTACGCAGCTTTTTTGCGTGGTGCTACGTTAACTTTAAAGAGGGTTTAGCTCAACTCCTCCTGCAAAGCAGGGTCACACGAAGTCACCCAGCCGTGGGAACGGGCTCTGGCACACGCGGGAACAATGGGAATGGCGGTGGTGCCACGTAAAAGTCTGCCGAGCGCTGCAGGACTTCCATCGGCTGGGAGAGAGCGCCCGTTTCCCAGCGGCGTTTGAGCAGGAAACACAAGGGGTGTTTGCGCGCGGATAAACCAAACAGGCGCCTTCTCCCCCGGCCCCGGTGGCTCCCGCTGGCGCCCGCAGCCGCCTCCCTGCGCCCGCTCCCATCATTGCCCAACATTTCCAGCCAAGAGCAAACAAGAACCACCCACGGTCGCACCCGGCCCTTATCTCAGCGTCGCCTCCCAAACTGCGGGGCTGGATGGCAGCCGGTGGGTTGCAGAAGCTGTTTCCTTCCTACGAAGGACTCAAAGGTTTTTTGCAGGTTGTTTCAGAAGAAGCTCCGTCCCCCAGCCAGTGACACCAGCCATCCTCAGCGTAAAAAAACCACAAGTGAAGAAAATAACCCAGAACACTA contains:
- the LOC128907542 gene encoding protein aveugle-like; this translates as MKFGDKENVKYWRSGGLRSVPCPPPPMDTREQDGAQAPPEGCPTAEWTVSEVGAWLAARSGAGELAELAHQHAISGRVLLRLTEGTLRRMGVSPRSRRRELLRELLRLRLRQELQELLSIVGGERPPRWG